The genome window GCCATAACAAAGAACTCCCAAGCTATTAAGCTTATCCCTATAAACCACTCCAAAGCATAGTTATTAGCTAAAGCAATACTGACTGTCCAGAAATTATAAGTATACGTTGGATATAAGGAAAAGTTGAACCCATAGCCTCCTGCAAAATCCATCAAAAAGAATGGAATTGTTATAAAGATAAGCGTTAATAAGCTGCCCAAAATTAGATTATATCTTATCCCATTCTTACTCCTTATTTCCGAGGCAACAGCTGGTCCAGCATATAACCAAATATAGGCAAATGATGCGAAATAAGGAATCATGTAAAACGTAGCAGGCAAACTAAATGTTGGGCCAGAATAAGGTTGAGCAGTTAAATTAAAGTCCTTTAAGAAAGGTTGAATTGCAACGTGAAAGTTTGAAATGTTGAAAACTAATACTAAGATTGCAACGAATATACCTAAAAGTGAAAACACACCTAGGGCAGAAGTCAAAGTATAGCCCCACTTAGGTCTAAGAATATTAATAAGAATTATTATTAGAAATGCAAATGCAGCCAAACCATAAGCCAAGAACGCATTATTCGTAGTAAACACGCTATTTGCGAGACCAATTAAATAGGGCTGAGAATTTAAAGTACCTATAGTTAATAATACAGCATTAATTGCTGATACAGAAAAGAAAGCTGATAGTGCGAAGTATGGAGGCATATTGAACGCTAATGCAATACCCATTATCGCACCTAAAGGACCATTAAGCTTTCTAGATAACCATACGTAATCACCACCAGTCCTAGGAATCTTGGAAATAAAGTACGTATAAAGGAAGACTAAGGGAAGAGTAAATAAGAAAGTTAATATGGAAGCTATCCATAATACAGCACCCTTAACTATGTAAGGACTTATCCCAATGAAAGTAGCTAATCCTGCACCCATGTTAGCAACATTCAACATTGTAGCGTCCAACAAGGAGACCTTCTTAACAAGGCCAGAAGTTTCCCTAACGAACAGCTTTGCCATAATCTTACTTATGTCGAAATATTTTTAAATTTATCTTACGAAAATATGTTCGGTCATGTTTCAGAGAAACAAATAAAATTATAAAGATTAGAAGAGTAACTAAATTGATTATTATCGAAAAATACACAACATCAGCATCATTATAAGCATAACCGAAACTCCTGCCTAGTTGCGGAGAAGGATAAGAGGAAATACTATCTCCATTAAATTCATGCAAAGTCGTCATATTGTAAGGAATGAACATTACAGCTAAAAGATAAGACAAAGAATCTCCATTAAAGAATAACTTTGTACTATTATTAGATACTAGGATATTACCTAAATAGGAAAATTCTACAGAAATATTTGGAGAGGAGGTAGAAACTGAAAGCGAGTAAGACCCATTGCTAATGCCGAAAACGCCTCCGCCTGGTATAGAAATATAAATCAGAATCACCTTGTAAAGACCAGATTTTACATTTAAGTTTAAAGAAGAGGTATTGCTAACTGAAATAAATGAAATATCAGGAAATTCTGATAAAATCTCTTCATCATATACATTCACGTTTATTGTATTTGTAAAATTGGTAGGATATGGTAAGTGTTTCAAATTAAGTTCAACTGGGTAAATACCTTGTTTATATGAGGATAAGGCTAAGAGCTCAGCATATGTGACATTACCTACATAACCACCTATATACCTTGGAGGAATCTCAAACATCAAATACGAGGGAATTACATTAAGAGAACGGTTAGTTAAAGGTACTTCCGGGTATTCGAAATTCACGTAAATTGGAGAATATATATTATAAGTAAAGTCATTATTTCTAAATACTAAAAAGTAAGAATTATTATAAACTAAACTAAAGACGTCCCTATGAGAGTTAATTATGCTTAAAGTGTAATTATCGTTAACACTTGTAACAACATATTGTACCCCAAAATCGTTCAAAATAATCCCTATATTAGATGTATTTAGTAAGGGAACAGAAGTGACATTGGGTAATACTCCAATAAACGTAGACCAATTTGCAGGAACTACAGCACTAACTACAACATTACCAATAGTGTGATTCTCTAAAAATTGAGCTAAACTTAGCAATAATGGAGTAGGATTCACAGGATTGTATTCCCCCAGATAGTTTCCACTAATAACCATAGAAGACGAAAAAGCAAATTGAGATAGCACTATGAGAATAACTAATGGAATTAAGTAGTGTTTAGACAGAAGAATCTTAGCCATCACGAGAGATACGAGAAGAAATAGTGGTGCTATTATCATCTCAGTTAAATAAGTTGGCAAGAAAATCCATAAATAATTGTACACAAAAGTTTGAGCCAAGAAATTTAGCAAAGGATAGGTTAAGTTTAATGTAAAGCTATACCCTAATATGTTTACATTTGAAGATACTAGTAATACTAAAAACACGTAAATTGCTAAGAAATAATTAGCCACTGAACCTTTTTTCTTTAGAAAAATATAACCCAAAATTCCAGTTTCGACAAATGCGAAAGACATCACGTATATAAGAAAGGGATTTCCAAATGACAAATAAGATACTAAGGGCCTAAATAACGATAAGCCCCTCAACGAATCTAATAGTGGAAACGTTAAGTAATTTAACCATAGTTGTTGATTAGATATTGAGAAACTTATTGAAGAGTATGAGTGAAAGTTATAAAATAAAATTATAAAAAGCCTAGAATTTAATAGGAGATAAAGAGATATCGAGTAGAGGAAAACCTTTAAATCACTTAATTTATGCCTATAAATAAGAACTGAAAATATTATGAAAAGTGTGTAAACAAAACCCCTAGGGTCGGTTGTAGTTAGAGAAGCAAAAACTGAAAGAAGCAAAGCACCGAGAAATTCACCTTTTTCAAACGCATAAAAAGCACCAGCAATTAAAGCTGGTAAAAGCGCGTAAAAAGCAGCATAATCAGACCAATGACTATAGTAATAAGCAGTTGGGGTTATCGCGTAAAGGAAAGCAATTACAGCTGAAACACCAATCCTCACTTCATTTTTGGTCTCTTTAGCGTATCTATTAAGAAAATATCTAGAGGCAAAGTACATTGATGGAATAGATAAGGCGAATGGGTATAGGAAATAAGATACACAATCAGCAATAACTGGCGATATTAAATTAAAATATAACATAACCACTATAGGCATCCAAACATTATCCATTATTGCAGGGAAACCAAGGGAAAGTATTGCTGATTGTCTAGAATCAAGATAGAAATAGGGATAGGAGTCTCTCTGATAAATATAGCCTACGTGAGGGAAAACCTTCCATAAAGCTATAATAGGCGTTGCTATCGATAGAACCAATACTAATACTAGCTCAATTAGCAAACCTCTTTTTACGTCTATTCTCATACATTCCCACACCTATCAAAAGTGGGATTATAATCAAATCCGCAAAAAGTATGTACCCACCCGCACTGTTATTAAAGGAATCATTTAAGTTTTCTGAAATAGGTGCTTGAGAACCTTTAGCTAGTTTGAAATCTTTAGGAATAATTGGGATTTCTTCACTATTTACAATATTTGATTTGATAAGCGTATAAGTGGAAACTGAAACAATTTCACCGTATTCATTTTTCTGAACCAATATAATCTTATAAGGAATACCAGAAGAATTGACGAAGTAATACCAATCAAATTCATTATAGCCTATATAAGAAA of Sulfolobus sp. E5-1-F contains these proteins:
- a CDS encoding APC family permease → MAKLFVRETSGLVKKVSLLDATMLNVANMGAGLATFIGISPYIVKGAVLWIASILTFLFTLPLVFLYTYFISKIPRTGGDYVWLSRKLNGPLGAIMGIALAFNMPPYFALSAFFSVSAINAVLLTIGTLNSQPYLIGLANSVFTTNNAFLAYGLAAFAFLIIILINILRPKWGYTLTSALGVFSLLGIFVAILVLVFNISNFHVAIQPFLKDFNLTAQPYSGPTFSLPATFYMIPYFASFAYIWLYAGPAVASEIRSKNGIRYNLILGSLLTLIFITIPFFLMDFAGGYGFNFSLYPTYTYNFWTVSIALANNYALEWFIGISLIAWEFFVMAFGVVVFARYVFAFSFDRLFPEIFSRLNKQGSPAYAHLLDFAVTLVFLAFPIISPNGYEALYSYTPLAIAYLILVSIAGVRQALSERNLGMIISAVLSIAFLGFMGYEAFTNPYFGVITDNGAPYWPGIAYIVSLIGLGAIIYISSYLYRKSKGIDLRLVYKEIPPD